One Faecalispora anaeroviscerum genomic window carries:
- a CDS encoding V0D/AC39 family V-type ATPase subunit, whose protein sequence is MLSQLSSNVVSAKARAMYGRRLNAQNYQEMLNCKSVTEIARYLAANTDYDKVLAGINDGEVHRGQLENRLKQKLLSDSASLCRYEISIRDALATYLLQRSEVEQILNALLLLNADMTKEYFFSMPAPLALHSHVDLVRLSGAETFDGVIAALAHTPYQALIEPFRPAYDNSFDFTAAENALYTYLYSQLYEMIEHQRLKGMKKDLKEIVDLYLDLNNFARVLRFKTYFQAGPDYIRSNLLPFGSLNKVEIEKMIQARDAGEVRSILAQTRIGKKTGKIQYNFADQLAERALYKTCRHSIHFSVHASVVMLSYIFYMQIELMDIINIVEGIRYHLPPEEIKKLLAFSDF, encoded by the coding sequence ATGCTTTCCCAGCTCTCTTCTAATGTAGTTTCGGCAAAAGCCCGCGCGATGTATGGACGCAGACTGAATGCACAGAATTATCAGGAGATGCTCAATTGCAAAAGCGTTACGGAAATCGCCCGGTACCTTGCCGCAAACACCGATTACGACAAGGTGCTGGCGGGTATTAACGACGGAGAAGTGCACCGCGGCCAGCTGGAAAACCGACTGAAGCAAAAGCTTCTTTCTGATTCGGCTTCTTTGTGCCGTTATGAAATTTCCATCCGGGACGCATTGGCTACTTATTTGCTGCAGCGCAGCGAAGTGGAGCAGATTTTAAATGCTCTGCTTCTTCTGAACGCCGATATGACAAAGGAATATTTCTTCTCCATGCCGGCCCCTCTGGCTCTGCATTCGCACGTTGATCTTGTCCGGCTTTCAGGCGCAGAAACCTTTGACGGCGTCATTGCCGCTTTGGCACACACGCCGTATCAGGCGCTGATCGAGCCTTTCCGCCCCGCCTACGACAATTCGTTTGACTTTACCGCCGCAGAAAATGCCCTGTACACCTATCTATACAGCCAACTGTACGAGATGATTGAGCATCAGCGTCTTAAGGGCATGAAAAAGGATCTGAAAGAGATTGTAGACCTTTATCTCGATCTGAATAACTTTGCCCGCGTTCTTCGCTTTAAAACGTATTTTCAGGCCGGCCCGGATTACATTCGCAGCAACCTTCTTCCGTTCGGATCCCTCAATAAAGTTGAAATTGAAAAAATGATTCAGGCTCGGGACGCCGGGGAGGTACGCTCGATTCTGGCCCAGACGAGAATCGGCAAAAAAACCGGCAAGATTCAGTACAATTTTGCAGATCAGCTGGCAGAGCGTGCTTTGTACAAAACCTGCCGCCACAGCATTCATTTTTCAGTACACGCATCGGTTGTTATGTTGTCTTATATCTTTTATATGCAGATTGAGCTGATGGACATCATTAACATTGTAGAGGGAATCCGCTATCATCTCCCGCCGGAGGAAATAAAGAAGCTGTTAGCTTTTTCTGATTTTTAA
- a CDS encoding PFL family protein, whose amino-acid sequence MINSHDILETINMIDNENLDVRTITMGISLLDCVDSDQKAACDKVYDKICRYASNLVRTGEDITKDYGIPIINKRISVTPISMIAAACPSKSPAHFAQALDRAAKEVGVNFIGGYSALVHKGFGPGDYALIESIPEVLSTTDFVCSSVNVGTTKAGINMDAVGKMGRVIRECAEKTADRDCIGAAKLVVFCNAPEDNPFMAGAFHGPGEPDCVINVGVSGPGVVRAALAKAGDCDITGIADLIKKTAFKITRMGQLVAQEASRRLFVPFGIVDLSLAPTPAVGDSVAYILEEMGLEACGAHGTTAALALLNDAVKKGGIMASSHVGGLSGAFIPVTEDAGMIEAARRGSLSLNKLEAMTAVCSVGLDMIVIPGDTPAEVISGIIADEAAIGMVNSKTTAVRLIPAIGKGVGEELNFGGLLGGGPVMEVNRYSPQRFIQRGGRIPAPLQSLKN is encoded by the coding sequence ATGATTAATTCCCACGATATACTAGAAACGATTAATATGATTGACAATGAAAATCTGGATGTACGCACCATCACCATGGGAATCTCGCTGCTGGACTGCGTGGATTCTGACCAAAAAGCTGCCTGCGACAAGGTGTACGATAAAATCTGCCGCTACGCCAGCAACCTGGTGAGGACCGGCGAAGATATTACCAAGGATTACGGCATCCCGATCATTAACAAACGCATATCTGTTACACCCATCTCGATGATTGCAGCGGCGTGTCCCTCAAAAAGTCCGGCACATTTTGCCCAGGCTTTGGACCGTGCTGCCAAAGAGGTGGGCGTCAATTTTATCGGCGGTTATTCTGCTCTAGTCCACAAAGGCTTTGGACCGGGAGATTACGCGCTGATTGAAAGCATCCCCGAGGTTCTCAGCACTACCGACTTTGTCTGCTCCTCCGTCAACGTGGGAACCACCAAGGCAGGAATCAACATGGATGCTGTCGGCAAAATGGGACGTGTCATCCGCGAATGCGCGGAAAAAACAGCCGACCGCGACTGTATTGGAGCGGCCAAGCTGGTGGTTTTCTGCAATGCGCCGGAGGATAATCCCTTTATGGCGGGTGCCTTTCATGGCCCCGGCGAGCCGGACTGCGTGATCAACGTAGGTGTATCTGGCCCCGGCGTGGTTCGCGCCGCGCTGGCCAAGGCAGGGGACTGCGACATTACCGGGATTGCCGACCTGATCAAAAAGACCGCGTTTAAAATTACCCGTATGGGCCAGCTGGTCGCACAGGAAGCCTCCCGCCGGCTGTTCGTCCCCTTTGGCATCGTCGATCTTTCTCTGGCTCCCACCCCCGCTGTTGGCGACTCTGTTGCTTACATTCTGGAGGAAATGGGCCTTGAGGCCTGCGGTGCACACGGCACAACCGCCGCCCTGGCCTTGCTGAACGACGCTGTGAAAAAGGGTGGCATCATGGCATCCTCTCATGTTGGCGGCCTGTCCGGCGCATTTATCCCCGTTACCGAGGATGCCGGTATGATTGAAGCCGCACGCCGCGGCTCTCTGTCGCTGAACAAGCTCGAGGCCATGACCGCGGTCTGCTCCGTCGGCCTGGACATGATCGTCATTCCCGGAGACACTCCGGCCGAAGTGATTTCGGGCATTATCGCCGACGAAGCCGCGATCGGTATGGTTAACAGCAAGACCACTGCCGTCCGTCTGATCCCTGCTATTGGTAAAGGAGTAGGCGAAGAGCTGAATTTTGGCGGCCTTCTGGGCGGCGGCCCTGTTATGGAGGTAAACCGCTATTCCCCACAGCGCTTTATTCAGCGTGGTGGACGTATTCCCGCACCGCTGCAGAGTCTGAAGAACTGA
- a CDS encoding ACT domain-containing protein, whose protein sequence is MRAVITVLGKDMVGILARVSNICAENQVNVIEVTQSVLQDMFAMIMMVDISKSSIPFSDLADRLTELGTNMNLTIHTMHEDIFNSMHRI, encoded by the coding sequence ATGCGCGCTGTAATTACTGTACTTGGCAAGGATATGGTGGGGATTCTCGCCCGCGTTTCTAACATCTGTGCCGAAAACCAAGTAAACGTGATCGAAGTGACCCAGTCTGTTCTGCAAGATATGTTCGCCATGATTATGATGGTGGATATTTCCAAAAGCTCCATTCCCTTTAGTGATCTGGCTGACCGCCTGACTGAACTGGGAACAAACATGAACCTGACGATTCACACCATGCACGAGGATATTTTCAACTCCATGCACCGAATCTGA